In a single window of the Cupriavidus sp. P-10 genome:
- a CDS encoding 2-isopropylmalate synthase, whose translation MSDKLIIFDTTLRDGEQSPGASMTREEKIRIARQLERLRVDVIEAGFAASSNGDFEAIRSIAQVVKDSTICSLARANDKDIARAAEALKPANSFRIHTFIATSALHMEKKLRMTPDQVYEQARLAVRFARQFTDDIEFSPEDGSRSDMDFLCRVLEGVIAEGATTINLPDTVGYAVPEGYAELIRSVRERIPNSDKAIWSVHCHNDLGMAVANSLAAVKLGGARQVECTINGLGERAGNTSLEEVVMAVKTRRDYFDMDVGVDTTQIVPASKLVSQITGFVVQPNKAVVGANAFAHASGIHQDGVLKARDTYEIMRAEDVGWSANKIVLGKLSGRNAFKQRLQELGIELDSESEVNAAFTRFKELADQKAEIFDEDIMAIVSNEAQHDANEHFRFISLSQRSETGERPHARVVFSMDGKEQSGEGEGNGPVDATLHAIESRVSSGAEMVLYSVNAITGGTEAQGEVTVRLSKAGRIVNGVGTDPDIVAASAKAYLAALNKLHDKAVQKINPQI comes from the coding sequence ATGTCTGACAAACTCATCATTTTCGACACCACCTTGCGTGACGGCGAGCAGTCGCCCGGCGCTTCCATGACCCGCGAGGAAAAGATCCGCATCGCGCGCCAGCTGGAACGCCTGAGGGTCGATGTGATCGAGGCCGGCTTTGCGGCCAGCTCCAACGGTGACTTCGAAGCGATCCGCTCGATCGCCCAGGTGGTCAAGGACTCGACCATCTGCTCGCTGGCCCGCGCCAACGACAAGGACATCGCCCGCGCTGCCGAGGCGCTCAAGCCTGCGAATTCGTTCCGCATCCACACCTTTATCGCGACGTCCGCGCTGCACATGGAGAAGAAGCTGCGCATGACGCCTGACCAGGTGTACGAGCAGGCGCGCCTGGCGGTGCGCTTTGCGCGCCAGTTCACCGACGATATCGAGTTCTCGCCCGAAGACGGCAGCCGCTCGGACATGGACTTCCTGTGCCGCGTGCTCGAAGGCGTGATCGCCGAGGGCGCGACCACCATCAACCTGCCGGACACCGTGGGCTATGCCGTGCCCGAGGGCTACGCTGAGCTGATCCGCTCGGTGCGCGAGCGCATCCCCAACTCGGACAAGGCGATCTGGTCGGTGCACTGCCATAACGACCTCGGCATGGCCGTGGCCAACTCGCTGGCAGCGGTCAAGCTGGGCGGTGCGCGCCAGGTGGAGTGCACCATCAACGGCCTTGGCGAACGCGCCGGCAATACCAGCCTGGAAGAGGTAGTGATGGCGGTGAAGACCCGTCGCGACTACTTCGACATGGACGTCGGCGTGGATACCACGCAGATCGTGCCGGCCTCCAAGCTGGTGTCGCAGATCACCGGTTTCGTGGTGCAGCCGAACAAGGCCGTGGTCGGCGCCAATGCCTTCGCGCATGCGTCGGGCATCCACCAGGATGGCGTGCTCAAGGCGCGCGACACCTACGAGATCATGCGAGCGGAGGACGTGGGCTGGTCCGCCAACAAGATCGTGCTGGGCAAGCTGTCGGGCCGCAACGCCTTCAAGCAGCGCCTGCAGGAACTCGGCATCGAGCTGGACAGCGAGAGCGAAGTCAACGCCGCCTTCACGCGCTTCAAGGAGCTGGCCGACCAGAAGGCCGAGATCTTTGATGAAGACATCATGGCGATCGTCTCGAACGAGGCCCAGCACGACGCCAACGAGCACTTCCGCTTCATCTCGCTGTCGCAGCGCTCCGAGACCGGCGAGCGCCCGCATGCGCGCGTGGTGTTCAGCATGGATGGCAAGGAGCAGAGTGGCGAAGGCGAGGGCAACGGCCCGGTGGATGCCACGCTGCATGCGATCGAGTCGCGCGTGTCCAGCGGCGCCGAGATGGTGCTGTATTCGGTGAACGCGATCACCGGCGGTACCGAGGCCCAGGGCGAAGTGACCGTGCGCCTGTCCAAGGCCGGCCGCATCGTCAACGGCGTGGGTACCGACCCGGATATCGTCGCCGCTTCGGCCAAGGCCTACCTGGCCGCGCTGAACAAGCTGCACGACAAGGCCGTGCAAAAGATCAATCCGCAGATCTGA